Proteins from one Deltaproteobacteria bacterium genomic window:
- a CDS encoding TIGR02757 family protein — MSPAHDPLLRLLEEGRGAELSPDPVAFPHRYADPRDAEAAAFLAASFAFGGVLQIRNFLSRLFDALSPSPHAALTAVEPVCRRSVAGLSHRFISSEGVFRFLRCVRAAYLAHGSLERLYIAGRGRDAPDLRRDLARFLGGLRDRWGKDLGRERDFLFPRPERGSACKRHNLFLRWVVRGPDGVDLGLWSAMSPRDLVVPLDTHIARLGGALGLTRRKTPDWRMAEEITASLRLVCPEDPVKFDYPLSRLGILGVCTRSRRGVCGRCTVAPLCSRRSGDSIGG, encoded by the coding sequence GTGTCCCCTGCCCACGATCCTCTTCTCCGTCTGCTCGAGGAGGGCCGCGGAGCGGAGCTTTCCCCCGACCCGGTCGCGTTTCCCCACCGGTATGCCGACCCCAGGGACGCCGAGGCCGCCGCGTTTCTCGCCGCGTCGTTCGCCTTCGGAGGCGTCCTCCAGATCCGGAACTTCCTGTCGCGCCTCTTCGACGCCCTTTCCCCGTCGCCGCACGCCGCCTTGACGGCCGTGGAGCCGGTCTGCCGACGTTCGGTCGCCGGTCTTTCCCACCGGTTCATCTCTTCCGAAGGGGTGTTCCGTTTCCTCCGCTGTGTCCGCGCGGCGTATCTCGCGCACGGATCGCTCGAGCGGCTCTACATCGCGGGAAGGGGAAGAGACGCCCCCGACCTTCGGAGGGACCTGGCGCGGTTCCTCGGCGGGCTCCGCGACCGATGGGGGAAGGACCTGGGGCGCGAGCGCGACTTCCTCTTCCCGCGCCCGGAACGAGGATCGGCGTGCAAGCGGCACAACCTGTTCCTGCGGTGGGTCGTCCGTGGCCCGGACGGTGTCGATCTCGGATTGTGGAGCGCGATGTCGCCGCGGGATCTCGTCGTTCCCCTCGACACCCACATCGCGAGGCTGGGGGGCGCTCTCGGGCTCACGCGGCGGAAGACGCCGGACTGGCGGATGGCGGAGGAGATTACCGCCTCCCTGCGCCTCGTGTGCCCGGAGGACCCGGTGAAGTTCGACTATCCGCTCTCCCGTCTCGGCATCCTGGGGGTGTGCACCCGTTCCCGGCGCGGCGTCTGCGGCCGTTGCACCGTGGCGCCCCTCTGTTCGCGAAGAAGCGGAGATTCGATCGGCGGGTGA